Below is a genomic region from Brassica oleracea var. oleracea cultivar TO1000 chromosome C9, BOL, whole genome shotgun sequence.
TAGATCTTCCATTTCCACCTATTTGGTCATTAATACATTTACTCTCAAATTCGTGGCCTACACCCTTTCGATAAAATGTCAATGATCTTTTTTTTGTTGAACATTGGAAGTTATTTTTTTAGTTGGTGAGAAAAAGAAACAAATGAAAAGAAAAAATAAAAAAGTATCAAAGATAGAATAGGAGATATGGCACCACTAAAGCAAGTTTGGTGAAACTGTATTTTAGGTGCCAGAAGATTTTAGGAATTTAAAAAGCATTACTCTTAGGTCAACTCCAGGCATAACTGCAGTGTAACATTTGTAATTTTCTCTCTCCAACCACACAGTAAAATCAACTGCATTTTAGTGTAATTATATTCTTTGCTACAGTGTTACACTATATTTGGTATTATACTGTAGCAATGGCAAAACCATTTTTTCAAAACTGTTTATTTAAATATTTTGTAACTATATTTGATTATATTTCATTTATCTTATTATTTTATAATTGGATCTGATCTTTTAATAAAAATAAATATGTCATATTTGTATTGTTATCTCTTAGTTTATTTAATATAAAATGTTAATTTATATGAAAACAAATTAAAAACTAGTTAAAAATACATAACAAAATTTAATTTAAACACTGAATATTTAAATTAAAAAATACATTAGAAATACTATGTTTATAGTTACAGTTTTAGTATAAGTTAATATATTTTAGTCATAAATAATAAATATTTTATTAAACTGTTAAAAACTAAAAAAAAATTTTGTTTAATAATATAATAATAAAAATATTCTTTTTAGTATAATATTTGGTGTTGTGCTTGGAGACCCAAAACAATTTAGTGTTAAAATTACGTTAAAATAGTGTAACTGACACTAAAATAGTGGCATGGGTTAGAGATGCCTCCAGAGAGTTTGTCGTGATGCAGTGGTTAACACTCTTGTTAGAGTTTAAAGTTCTAACCTCTTTTTGACTTTATCAAAACAATATTTAGGCATCACTATACGACGGACCAAGCCTGGGCACCACAAAGAGGCAGGTTCAACAAGTTGTTTTACACATCATAATACAAGCATGGGCAGAAAAAGACATGTTTAAAGAGAAAGAAAGAGATGATGAACATATAGAGATGAGGAAGAGAGATGTTACATACAGATAAAATAGCATAGCGTATATGGCCATAATCAGATTACTATGTTTCCAACAGTGTCTGAAATAGCGCTTTGCTACTTTAATCATGGAATAAATCTTGGGAAATTTGGAAAAAAATGACACTTTCATCTTAAGTTTGTCTCAATAAGACTTGTACATGATTATTTAGATAAATAGGATTTGTATTCTCTTTAATACCAATACCCTTCAATTAACCAAATTAATTTTAATATTTCGTAATTGATTTAATTATTTATAAAAAAAAAAAGTAAAAACAGAAAAGAATAATCCAAAGAGGTAAAAAAACTCAAGTCGTTTTCCCTAATTTCGTTTTTGACGTTACTCTTCTTCTCCGCCGTACCTTCGACCTGTATCAATGGCAATGGTCATTTAGGGTGAGTGGAGAGTCCTTGTTTTTTAATCGGAAATCATCATTATTTTCGTATCTAAACTAGATTTTGTCTTTCTCCTCTTTGTTCTCAGACACGAATCTCAACGAATTGGAGACTTGTTCTTCCTCTATGGGTTTCGTCGGACAATCTTCTTCGTTCTCAAGGAGTTTAGTCTAATGGTCCCTTCACACTATGTATCATCAATTTCATCAAAATCTCAAGTTTATAGTTCTGTGCGGAATCGATTGTGGTGCCACCATCAATTAAGTTTTTTTTGTTCTGTATTTTTCACAGTAAACTCTATGAGGTTGTTAGAGACTCAGAGCTTCGATGGCCTGTTTCCTTAACACTATTTATTGTAGCACACTGAAACACTAACATCTAAAACGTATCTGGTCATGTTCGTGCATTGTTTACATGCTCAACTTTTCTCTGATTCAATTTAAGAGAGCAAGTATTTTTACCTGAATGTATGCAAGTCAAAGAGCCTATAACAAGTGCAAAGAGGTTTCTTAATATTAGCGATGACTCAGTTTGAAGTATTAGTGTTAGTCTGAGACATCTAATTTTTTGTCATGTTCTAGAATATATATATGGCATTGCATCTTTTGGTTTTGGGGATACTGACTTCAGCTGTGACCAACCGTTAAGACATTCCTTTTTTTTTGAGACAGGTCATTCATTGAGGAGTTTAAAGCTGAGATTAAGATAATATCACCTCTGGATAATACAATACCTACTATTGGTTGAGTGACATTATCTGGAACCTTCGAGGAGCAGATTCGGACAACTGATTTTATTTTGGCTAAGCTTACCGAGGACGATCGTTACTACCACCTCTGGATCATACACTAGGTATCTCCTTCTTAATTTTACAAAATATGTTGTATTTCTTCTTCAGGTTCTGCTTTAGTCAAACATCATTGCTTGAATCAAAAGTATTTGTTTCATGCAGCCTTATTCACGCTTATGCAGTTGGTAGAGACATGGAAGAAGGAATTGAGATCAGTTTGGTTACTTATAGTGTTATCGTTGGAGGATTCTCTAAAGCGGGAAACGCCGAGTAAGTAAATGGTGGAAGCAGGCTTGACCGTTGATATGAGAACTGCAATTCACTGGTCTAAATGTCTGTGCAAGATCGAAGGTTCTGGTGGTGAGCTCACAGAGACATTATAGAAGACGTTCCCACCTGATTGGAGCTCGCATCATCATCATCACCATAGATTTTTGGATCAGGTTTCTGATGTGGATTCTGAGGATGATGATGATGGTGAAGATAATGATGATGATGTTAACTTGGTTTCTGGTTTCTTATCTTCCAAGTAAGGAAAAACAGTCATGTAAGCTATAACAACTTTAGTATAGAGCAAAATCACATTTTTGGTTTGTTTTTGTTTCTTATTACTGCAAATAAAAAGTGAAACTTGTTGAAAGTGAAACTAATCAAATGGGATGATTGATCTTCTTTGTTTAAACTGATATTTTAACGCCAAAAAAAATATATACATATTTAAGTACGATCAACAACATATATTTTGTCAATATGGTGGTGGAGTGTTATGGCTGTCGTGGAGGCATCAGGTAAGCTCTATCGGTAATAAGGTTTGTTCTGGTTAGGTGGTGCTGGGTGCATATAATATTGCTGCTGCATTGGTGGAGTTAGTAAAACACTCTGAGCCACGCTGCCTTGTTGGTACTTCCAGCCATCTTGACCATGTTTTGGGACGTGAGATCTTCCCCATGTGAGTTTTAGCCTCTGACTGTTAATGACTAGCCTGTTGGAGAGTTCAACAATGAATAACTGAACTCGGCATTAACAACATTATGGTCCACCCCATAATCCTTACACACCATCATCTTAAGCTTCTCCAATGGAGTAGTAGTTTCTAATGTTACCATTCGACCCTGCCTTTCTTTGTCTACCACGAAACTCTACTCTTCACCGCAACTAGACATCCATTCACTAGATTTAAAATAGATTAGAACCATGTTGTATTGATAGAGAAAAGAGATGATTATGTCGATGAAGAAGAGAGAAACACAAAGAACGAAGAGAAAAGATCGTGGGAGAAGGAGAAAAACGTGGGAGAAAATATTCTATAAGATATTTAGGGAAGATTTAGTTTAGATTTAGGAAACATCTTTAACCGAAAATGGATGTTTCCATATTTTTTGGATTTCCCTAGAATATATATCCTAGCTTACGCGGAACACAAACACGGTAGAGTAGATGAGAAACATATTTTTCCTTAAGCGCCACATAAGGTAAAAGGCATAACATGTTATGGCACAAAATATAGATAAAGTATATCACTGCATTGTGGCTATATGTCGTTATCAAGCTGTAGGTATACTGAAGACATCTTTCTTGTTAATAACGTTTCGAAATATAGCTGTGTTAGAACATATAAGAAATGCTTGTTTACGTTGTATACCCAGGATATATCTATGTATAAGACTTAGTATCCGATTTCTAGACTAAGTAGATGACCAGAATGAGTATTTTAACTGTAGTTAGAAGATAAAAGAAAATATGATTCCATTTAAAAAAAAACTTTTTAAACATATATATTGTCATACTTATGTTTCCAATAGTTTTCATATTTTTAAACATTTTTAAAATTCAGTTTATTATTTTTCCTATAAAAAAGGGTAAAATATGTCCAGAATTGTCCAAAATATCAGAAGTCCTAGTATGACAAATAAAAGTTTAAAGTGTCCGATTTTTCCAATTTTCTCAATATGGACGGAGTTCAATTTCTTTATAAAAATATGCAAGTTATTGAGCCATTAATTTTATTAATAATATAATGTTTCCTTTTGACTAGGGAATACTTTCCCATTATATCTCATATTATTCAAAAATATATAATTGTTATAAGATAAACTTTGAAATGATCCTCCACTCCTTTACCAACTCAAGCACTATGATCATCTACTCATCAAGCACTATGATCACCCACTCATTTACCAAATCAAGCACCATCTTTGATATTTTATGTATTGTTGCTCACTATAAATACCATCACTCATCTCACTCTTTTGTACACAATTACATCTTCTTCTTCTTCCTTATAATAAACTCTTTCTCTCATATTAAGTGTTATTTGCTTCCTACGGGTATTGAATTCTACTCTTATTTAAATTTCCCGATACTATAAATTATAAGTTATTTCATAACAATAATTAAGTATTTAAGGTAGTTATTTAAATTTTTTTAATGGGCCCAAATAACAAGGGCTCTGTCAGTGAAGCATGGTTTGAGTCTCATGCTTTGTCTCCTCCCCACCCATTAAAGTACAACGAGCTGCCAATTCCTTTACCTGTTTAAGAACTCACTGTCGTCTGAATACCGTGCAAAGAGGATTTTTTTTTTTTGTTGTTGTTGGAAACGGCAGGCTGTTGGCTTGCAAATTCCCGAAACGTCATGATACTGCTGTCATAAGTTGAAATGGTTCATCTCTCTTTGATTCCCCTCCACAACCGTGGGCCAGCTGAAACAAACAAACTATTGGATTCCAAAGATCTTCTTCTTCTGAGTAGCAGGAGATGGGAGCATCAGATTCAACGCTATTAGGCGGACTCCTCAGCTATCAAGGTTAATCCTCACAAATTGAATTGAATTTTACAGGAAAAGGGAGGTGGAGATGTGATAACGACCATCTCTCAACGATCCGAAAGAGTGGATCCCGATCTCGAGAATCTTAAATCACTCGCCGTCGTGAGTTACTTAAGATCGGAATCAAAGGTTTTCTTTTAGATGAAAACATTTGTTTGATGGTTTAAGATTTTGAATAATATTTGGCAGAGTAGGCCAATATTGAAGTCAGCTCCTCCCAGAGAAAGTAGCTTAACGGACATCTTAGTTAGGAAAGCTTTATCGTCTTCCTCTTCAGCCTGTGAGTTTTTTTTTAATCCATCATTACCCTATCTCTTCTTTTTGTTTTTTTTTTTTCTCTAAATAATTTAATTTTAAGACAACTCTCGTTCTGTCAAAGCTAAACTATTATGAAACAGCTAGTCCTGTCTTTTCCCCAACAAAAAGCCTTTTGTTTTGTTTCCGTTTTCATCATGCACACCTCTGACTTCTTTCTTTTCCAAATCTAAATTTATTGCTCTTATGTTTCCCAACAGATACGGTGGATCCTCAAATACTTGTTGAGCTCTTCTCCATTTACCGTGAATTTCAAAACAGCAAAGCTCAAGAAATTACCAACAGACAGGTCTGCCCATCTTTTTCTTTTTCAACAAACATGGAATCATTACTCGTACTAAGTCCTTGGGATTCATGGACTCTGGTTATTTCTGGAAGACTAAATCTATAGACTTATGGACCCCTCCTTTACTTGAAAGAGACTCCAGGATTATTATGTTAGCTTTATGAGCTTTACGTTCACAAGAATCTTTGCATTTTCTTAGTGAATTGCAACTAAAAATTCTGTGTGCCTCTATCTTCTCAAACTTTGGCTTCACCAATCATGGGGAAATTAAATATAACATTGTTTGTATCTCTAGGAAGATATTGAAAACAAGATAGAAGTGGCAGATGCTTTGGCTTCTAAACTTCTACAGAGGTTTAACCACTCCGTTTCTGCTATGAGGACCACTTCCCACCATTTATCTCAAGGTACCTACCCTATATCATCCCTTGTTTCAGTCTACAAGATACATGTCCCTGACACTAGACTGCCTTCTCCACTTTATCTCACCGATGCAAATATTTTCAGTTAATGGGTTGCAGGTGGAGCTTGGGGACCTCAAAGGAAGGTTGACAGAGGTGATCAACAACTGCGATACCTTATGTAAAAGAATTAATGCTGAGGGGCCTCAATCTCTCAGGTCAACAGTGACGCCATTTACTCTTGCACCACCTGATTCGGTCAGTATAAACACTACTACTACCATGTCTTCTGAAAAAGAGGAATAAGAGTCAATACTCTCTAATTGTAGGTTGATTAGTGAATATCGGAATACATATTTTTTCTTGTATGTTTTCTGAGTTGTATGTATAATCGCTCGTTACAATAGGAAGCCATGTTTGTTTTGTAGGGAAGTTATTATGTAATACGCTTTGTTTTGCCTTTGATACAAAAACAAAATCCAGAGTGGATGATGATGATGATTTGCAGTTTATCGACTTGAGCAGCTTTTTAAACAAGAAAATGGAAAAACTTGAAACAGATTTTAGATCCAGATACAAAAAACGAAAAGGCAGATAATGATAAGACTCTTTTTTGGAGATTAAGAGTGCTGCTGAGCGTCCAAGTAACCAGCATCAACAAGCACTTTCTCCCTCCTAGCCATCTCCAGATCTTCGTCCACCATCATCTTCACCAGCTGCTCGAACCCTACTTTAAGCTTCCACTTCAACACCTCCTTTGCCTTGCTCGCATCTCCTTTCAGATTGTCAACCTCTCCGTAGGCCTGAAGTACATCTTGTCTATCTCCACGTGGTCTTTCCAATTGAGCCCCACGTACCCGAACGACACCTCCAGAAACTCCTCGACGGTGTGCGACTCCTCAGTTGCCACCACGTAATCATCTGGTTTCTCCTGCTGCAGCATCAGCCACATTGCCTCCACGTACTCCCCCGAGAACCCCCAGTCCCTTGACGCCTGTATGTTTCCCAGGAACGGAGTCGTCTCAGATAGTTCACAGTGTACCAGTGAGCTGCGCATTTGGAGGCGGCATAGGGAGATCTCGGATGAAACGGCGTCGTCTCAGTCTCTTAGATTGCGGTGGAGGAGTTTGTAAAAATGAAGCAATAAGAAACAAGATGGTGGGTTAAGGTCTCAAGACAATGGAGATACCAGTACAAGGGACAAACATGCATGGTTGGTTAAGGTCTCAAGACAATGGAGATGCCAGTACAAGGGACAAACATGCATGGTTGGTTAAGGTCTCAAGACAATGGAGATGCCAGTACAAGGGACAAACATGCATGGTTGGTTAAGGTCTCAAGACAATGGAGATGCCAGTACAAGGGACAAACATGCATGGTTGGTTAAGGTCTCAAGACAATGGAGATGCCAGTACAAGGGACAAACATGCATGGTTGGTTAAGGTCTCAAGACAATGGAGATGCCAGTACAAGGGACAAACATGCATGGTTGGTTAAGGTCTCAAGACAATGGAGATGCCAGTACAAGGGACAAACATGCATGGTTGGTTAAGGTCTCAAGACAATGGAGATGCCAGTACAAGGGACAAACATGCATGGTTGGTTAAGGTCTCAAGACAATGGAGATGCCAGTACAAGGGACAAACATGCATGGTGGGTTAATGTCTCAAAACAATGGATTATTAGTTTATTATATCTCATCTACCATTTACCATACTTGTAACCAGTATATATATGGGATGTTCCCATAAGCAAATCAATCAAGTGAATAAAATTATCCTTCTTTACTCTCTCTCTCTCTTTCTTTCTTGTTCTTCACTATGTTTTTTAATTTCTAACATGGTATCAGAGCCCCAAAGCTCTTGAACACCAAACTGCTTCCGCAAATCTATTCTATTCACTTTACTCTTTCACTTGTTTGGTTTACTTTCTTCAGAATCTCTTTCATTTTCTTTTACCCACAAGCAAAGATGGAGCAACACCAGCTAGTGAGGATTCCAGTCAACCTGAAGGGTCCTAACTACATTACTTGGTCGAGATTGACCAGGATAGCTCTTGGAGGAAGAGGTCTATGGGAGCACATCACCACAAGTGAGGCCCCAAGACAAATCACCCAAAGAGAAGATGGCAAGGAGGTTGTAGTGGTAGATGAAGGCAAATGGGGTCAGGAGGATCTCATGGTGCTGTCTATCTTGCAAGGCTCACTTGATACTCCTATCATGGAGTCTTACTCACACTGTGAGACTGCAAAGAAGCTATGGGATACCTTATACAAGGTATATGGCAACTACTCATCAAGCACTATGATCATCTACTCATCAAGCACTATGATCATCTACTCATCAAGCACTATGATCATCTACTCATCAAGCACTATGATCATCTACTCATCAAGCACTATGATCATCTACTCATCAAGCACTATGATCATCTACTCATCAAGCACTATGATCATCTACTCATCAAGCACTATGATCATCTACTCATCAAGCACTATGATCATCTACTCATCAAGCACTATGATCATCTACTCATCAAGCACTATGATCATCTACTCATCAAGCACTATGATCATCTACTCATCAAGCACTATGATCATCTACTCATCAAGCACTATGATCATCTACTCATCAAGCACTATGATCATCTACTCATCAAGCACTATGATCATCTACTCATCAAGCACTATGATCACCCACTCATTTACCAAATCAAGCACCATCTTTGATATTTTATGTATTGTTGCTCACTATAAATACCATCACTCATCTCACTCTTTTGTACACAATTACATCTTCTTCTTCTTCCTTATAATAAACTCTTTCTCTCATATTAAGTGTTATTTGCTTCCTACGGGTATTGAATTCTACTCTTATTTAAATTTCCCGATACTATAAATTATAAGTTATTTCATAACAATAATAATATTTTTAACATGTGATGATTTTGATTAAAATATGCAGTCAAATGAAGGAGGCTCGTTATTCTTGGGGGAAGGCTTTGCTTTCAGATGGATAGTTAAAAGAAAATCAAACACTGGAGTGTTTAGTACTTTGGGATTCAGACTATTTCAAGCAACTTTTGTTTTGGGATCACATGAAAGCTTTGATTGTAATAAAATAAACAAACCCGTTGGCTCTACAAAAATCCTCAAAACCTTTTGCTAAGTTCCAACTTCCATGACAGATTTTTCTCACCAAAAGAATAAAATTTATCTTGAGTTGAGTCCAATACTTGAATCTTGAAACACGGTTTATGTTCTTTTGAGCCCTCAACAACTATTTTAAAATGGCCGATGGAAACGAGAATCAAGCTCCTGAAAAGCTTCAGGTAAGTGTCCACGACACCAAAAACTTAGATCCAAAGATCTTTCATTGTTCTGGTTTTTAATGTAAAACCAAAAAATCTTGTTTTTATTTTTTAAACGAAAAAATTTGTTTTATGTCTGAAGTTTATAAGAAAATAAATAAAACAGGGGAAGTTTCAAGCAAAGGTCATATGTTGTATTCTTGGAATCGGAGGTCTCGCTTCTTGGAACAGTCTGCTCACTATCGCAGACTACTACTACAAAGTTTTTCCGGTTAGGTTTTTGTTCGGTCAATTCTGTTTTGGTTATCTAATAAGAAAAAGTTGAAAAGTTTTTATGTTTTTTTGTAGGATTATCATCCGTCAAGGGTACTAGTACTTGTATACCAGCCCTTTGCGCTTGGAACAATTGTGATTCTTGCATACCACGGAAACGTAACCTGATTGGTTATATTATTTTCACAATATCCACACTATTGCTAATTGTTGTAAGTTAAAACCTAATGTCTCTTTTAATCTTACAATAAAGAAAGTGAAGACTTTTGTGAACTACAAGTGAATTTAATTTGACTATGGACTCAATATTCTTCTTATAAACTGTTTTTGGTATAAACTTAAAAACAGTTGGATTTGACTACAAGAGGACGTGGTGGAGTCGGACCTTATATCGGTTTATGCGCAATTGTTGCTTCTTTTGGCCTCGCGGATGCTACTGTTCAAGGAGGAATGATCGGTGATTTATCTTTGATGTGCCCTGAACTAATCCAGGTATTTATAACGTAATTTCAAGATTATCGTTTAGGTTAAACAAATATTACTAGAGATACAATCTTCTTGCTTCTTTGTAGTCATTCATGGCTGGTCTGGGTGTTGCTGGTGCTCTAACCTCAGCTTTTAGGCTAATGACTAAAGCAGCCTTTGAGAACTCAAACGACGGTTTACGTAAAGGAGCAAGTGAGTTTAAACATTTTTGAAAACCATATAACATTTTTGAAAATCAATGTACTCAATTCTCTTGTTTTGTTTTTAGTTTTTCTTTTTGCAGTGATATTCTTAGCAATCTCAGCATTCATACAGTTTCTATGTGTGATGCTTTACGCATATGTGTTCCCTAAACTCCCCATTGTAAAGTATTATCGAAGAAAAGCCGCTTCTGAAGGATCTAAAACTGTTACTGCTGATCTTGTTGCTGCTGGTATCAAAAATCAATCATATTTTGGTAAATTCATATATTTCAAAAATTTATCCTTCTTGATTTTTTTATTTTTTTTAATTGATTCTTTTCTAGAAATATTCTTCACCCTTATATTTGGTAAATTCAGATTCATCAAGAATCTATCTTTCGTGACTCTCTTTTTTGAATTTTTAATTCTTATTTTTAGGAATATTCTTCGCACTTATTCATTTTAGATTTTTTTTTTTTGAAAGCTCACTACAAGAAAACAGCGGTATTCTGACGGACATTCCGACGGAANNNNNNNNNNNNNNNNNNNNNNNNNNNNNNNNNNNNNNNNNNNNNNNNNNNNNNNNNNNNNNNNNNNNNNNNNNNNNNNNNNNNNNNNNNNNNNNNNNNNTTATATTTTCGAATTTAAATTTCAAAATTTTTATTTTTTTTTAAAAAATAATTTTTTTTACATTTCGAGGAAATAAACCCTCGGAATATTCCGAGGAACGGGGTCCCTCGGAATTTTCCGAGGGACACGTTCCTCGGAATTTTCCGAGGAACAGTTCGTCGGAACTTCCGAGGATTGGACCATCGGAAAGTCCATCGAAATATCCCGAGGAAGTTCTCCCTCGGTATATTCCGAGGAGCTTTCCGACGAAGTGGTGGTCTTCGGAATTTCCTCGGAAATTTGTTTCCTTAGAATTCTGTCGGAAAATTCCGAGGGATTTCCGAGGAAAAATGAATTTCTGAGGAGTTATTTCTGAGGACTTGTTTCGTCGGTATGTCGTAGGAATAACGTTATTCCGACGACATACCGACGATTTTTTCCCTCAGTATGTCGTTGTTTTCTTGTAGTGGCTGGTTTCATTTTACCTTCTTGATTCTTCTATGCAGACTGACGATGCTTCCAATAATCAAAGACTAAACAACAAAGAGCTCTTAGTTCAAAACATAGACTATGCAGTGAATCTAGCCCTCATCTACATTTTGTCATTATCCATTTTTCCAGGGTTCTTATATGAGAACACGGGACATCATGGGCTAGGCTCTTGGTATGCCCTTGTCCTAGTAGCGATGTACAATTGTGGGAACTTGGTTGGGAGGTATACGCCGCTGGTGGAATGGCTCAAGATTGAGAACAGAAAAGGGCTCACCATTGCAACTTTGTCACGTTTTTTCCTCATCCCGGCGTTCTACTTCTCTGCGAAGTTTGGTGATCAAGGATGGATGATTATGCTCGTTACTTTTTTGGGATTGACAACAGGACATCTCAATGTTTGCATTCTCATCACTGCTCCTAAAGGCTACAAGGTACTCCATTTTAACCTTTTTCTGAATAGAGATTATTGATTTGATTTTTTTTATCTTTCTTAGCGTATTTTAACGAAAACAAAACATGTTACTGTATGATATTAATGTTAACAACATTATCTTTGAATATGTATATACGCAAAAAATAGCATTGTTTGAGATTTAAACAGTGGACAATCAGTCTTCACATTTGGTCTGATTTTCTTAAAGAAAATTTGGTTTTATTTTTGTGAAGGGTCCAGAAAAGAATGCGTTAGGGAACTTGCTGGTGGTTTTCTTAACAGGAGGAATAGTTGCAGGAACTTCGTTGGGTTGGCTATGGCTTATTGGTAAGAAGAATGCCTTCTGATTAGTCATCATTTCTTCAAACCAATTATTCACTTAACTAATTGGAGATTATTCTCCTTTTTCTTTATTCGCCAAGATCATTATTATTTGCTTGTAATCTTGCCAAGTGTTCTTAGCTTAAGTATGTAAACCGTATGATATTTAATTACATATCCTATAAATGGTGTGTTAAAGAATAATTGTTCCTTTTTGTTAATAACATTTTCTCGCAATATCCGCCATAAAGAAGTAGCTGAAAATAATAAAAAAATGACAAAACAAACCATAACACATGTGGAACCAGTGGTGGACCTGCGTTATTATGACCGGAGGTCATTTGTCCCGGCTAAAT
It encodes:
- the LOC106314597 gene encoding uncharacterized protein LOC106314597 produces the protein LQEKGGGDVITTISQRSERVDPDLENLKSLAVSRPILKSAPPRESSLTDILVRKALSSSSSAYTVDPQILVELFSIYREFQNSKAQEITNRQEDIENKIEVADALASKLLQRFNHSVSAMRTTSHHLSQVNGLQVELGDLKGRLTEVINNCDTLCKRINAEGPQSLRSTVTPFTLAPPDSGSYYVIRFVLPLIQKQNPEWMMMMICSLST
- the LOC106314599 gene encoding GDP-mannose 4,6 dehydratase 1-like — its product is MRSSLVHCELSETTPFLGNIQASRDWGFSGEYVEAMWLMLQQEKPDDYVVATEESHTVEEFLEAYGEVDNLKGDASKAKEVLKWKLKVGFEQLVKMMVDEDLEMARREKVLVDAGYLDAQQHS